The proteins below are encoded in one region of Sphaerodactylus townsendi isolate TG3544 linkage group LG06, MPM_Stown_v2.3, whole genome shotgun sequence:
- the LOC125435633 gene encoding CLK4-associating serine/arginine rich protein-like → MWHEARKHERKLRGMMVDYKKRAERRREYYEKIKKDPAQFLQVHGRACKVHLDSAVALAAESPVNMMPWQGDTNNMIDRFDVRAHLDYIPMYTPPLLNPM, encoded by the exons ATGTGGCACGAAGCCCGAAAACATGAGCGGAAGCTCCGGGGGATGATGGTGGATTACAAGAAGCGAGCCGAACGTCGACGAGAGTATTATGAGAAGATA AAAAAGGACCCAGCTCAGTTCCTGCAGGTTCATGGCCGGGCGTGCAAGGTCCACTTGGATTCTGCCGTGGCTCTTGCAGCTGAAAGCCCCGTCAATAT GATGCCGTGGCAGGGGGACACCAACAATATGATTGACCGGTTTGATGTACGAGCCCACCTGGACTACATCCCCATGTACACCCCTCCGTTGCTAAACCCAATGTAA
- the LOC125434681 gene encoding basic proline-rich protein-like, producing the protein PPPPPPPTPPPPHPPPPPPPPPPTPPPPHPPPPPPPPPPTPPPPHPPPPPPPPPPTPPPPHPPPPPPPPPPTPPPPHPPPPPPPPPPTPPPPHPPPPPPPPPPTPPPPHPPPPPPPPPPTPPPPHPPPPPPPPPPTPPPPHPPPPPPPPPPTPPPPHPPPPPPPPPPTPPPPHPPPPPPPPPPTPPPPHPPPPPPPPPPTPPPPHPPPPPPPPPPTPPPPHPPPPPPPPPPTPPPPHPPPPPPPPPPTPPPPHPPPPPPPPPPTPPPPHPPPPPPPPPPTPPPPHPPPPPPPPPPTPPPPHPPPPPPPPPPTPPPPHPPPPPPPPPPTPPPPHPPPPPPPPPPTPPPPHPPPPPPPPPPTPPPPHPPPPP; encoded by the coding sequence cccccacccccccccccccccacccccccccccccccacccccccccccccccacccccccccccccccacccccccccccccccacccccccccccccccacccccccccccccccacccccccccccccccacccccccccccccccacccccccccccccccacccccccccccccccacccccccccccccccacccccccccccccccacccccccccccccccacccccccccccccccacccccccccccccccacccccccccccccccacccccccccccccccacccccccccccccccacccccccccccccccacccccccccccccccacccccccccccccccacccccccccccccccacccccccccccccccacccccccccccccccacccccccccccccccacccccccccccccccacccccccccccccccacccccccccccccccacccccccccccccccacccccccccccccccacccccccccccccccacccccccccccccccacccccccccccccccacccccccccccccccacccccccccccccccacccccccccccccccacccccccccccccccacccccccccccccccacccccccccccccccacccccccccccccccacccccccccccccccacccccccccccccccacccccccccccccccacccccccccccccccacccccccccccccccacccccccccccccccacccccccccccccccacccccccccccccccacccccccccccccccacccccccccccccccacccccccccccccccacccccccccccccccacccccccccccccccacccccccccccccccacccccccccccccccacccccccccccccccacccccccccccccccacccccccccccccccacccccccccccccccacccccccccccccccacccccccccccccccacccccccccccccccacccccccccccccccacccccccccccccccacccccccccccccccacccccccccccccccacccccccccccccccaccccccccccccccca